In Raphanus sativus cultivar WK10039 chromosome 5, ASM80110v3, whole genome shotgun sequence, the following proteins share a genomic window:
- the LOC108862955 gene encoding NADH dehydrogenase [ubiquinone] 1 alpha subcomplex subunit 6, producing the protein MAAPFTLRKIGVPPNSANLTEARRRVFDYFRAACRSIPTIMDIYNLQDVVAPSQLRFAISAQIRKNAHVTDPKVIDLLLFKGMEELTDIVDHAKQRHHIIGQYVVGEGLVQNTGSKDQGKSDFLKNFYTSNYF; encoded by the exons ATGGCAGCACCTTTCACGTTGAGGAAGATCGGAGTTCCGCCGAACTCAGCTAACCTCACGGAGGCTCGCCGCCGTGTTTTCGATTACTTCAGAGCTGCATGTAGATCCATCCCAACCATCATGGACATTTACAATCTGCAAGACGTCGTCGCGCCTTCTCAGCTACGTTTCGCAATCTCTGCTCAGATTCGTAAAAACGCTCACGTCACCGATCCTAAG GTGATTGATCTTCTTCTATTCAAGGGAATGGAAGAGCTGACTGACATAGTGGATCACGCAAAGCAGCGTCACCACATTATTGGTCAATACGTTGTGGGTGAAGGGCTCGTTCAGAATACTGGAAGCAAGGATCAAGGGAAGTCTGATTTTCTCAAGAACTTCTACACCAGCAACTACTTTTGA
- the LOC108856573 gene encoding probable protein arginine N-methyltransferase 3 produces the protein MAAETKMVKDCVLNHSDNDEEEEENFSDDGDWGDWEEAADKDDDDDGGFESDFVCLFCDSRFVSCDLLFQHCLPSHGFDFHGVRKELKLDFYASFKLINYIRSQVAENKCWSWEALQKCQLEVNFPWDDEKYLKPFWQEDSLLYSFADEEEVEGEEEEEGLDRDDLIEDLRKLGDLSIVDDEAIGESSVSNNDKCKDVSLVSKQSSADGLVVNGKGKEPRVCDGRLVGRNIRKVNENYFGSYSSFGIHREMISDKVRTEAYRDALLKNPSLLSGSVVMDVGCGTGILSLFAAQAGASRVVAVEASEKMAKVATKIAKDNKVFNDNEHNGVLEVANSMVEELEKSIKIQPHSVDVLVSEWMGYCLLYESMLTSVLYARDRWLKPGGAILPDTATMFVAGFGKGATSLPFWEDVYGFDMSSIGKEILEDTARVPIVDVVEERHLVTLPALLQTFDLATMKPDEVDFTATATLEPTGSETEARLCHGVVLWFDTGFTDRFCKENPTVLSTSPYTPPTHWAQTVLTFQEPISVAPASVPLLSGDDDRRGGAIGTKECPASSIHLRVSVARASEHRSIDVSLEATGVSSKGQKRRWPVQIFNL, from the exons ATGGCGGCGGAAACAAAGATGGTGAAGGACTGTGTTCTCAACCACAGCGATaatgacgaagaagaagaagagaacttCTCAGACGATGGAGACTGGGGAGATTGGGAAGAAGCAGCTGATAaggacgacgacgacgacggcgGCTTCGAATCTGATTTCGTTTGTCTGTTCTGCGATTCACGCTTCGTGTCGTGTGATTTACTCTTCCAGCACTGTCTTCCGAGCCACGGGTTTGATTTTCATGGAGTTAGAAAGGAGCTGAAGCTCGATTTCTACGCTTCGTTTAAGCTCATCAACTATATCCGTTCACAG GTGGCTGAGAACAAATGTTGGAGCTGGGAAGCTTTGCAGAAGTGTCAACTCGAAGTGAACTTTCCTTGGGATGACGAGAAGTATCTGAAGCCGTTTTGGCAGGAGGATTCGCTTTTGTACAGCTTTGCAGATGAAGAGGAGGTGgaaggcgaagaagaagaagaggggtTAGACAGAGATGATTTGATTGAGGATTTGCGGAAACTTGGGGATTTAAGCATTGTTGATGATGAAGCTATAGGGGAAAGCTCAGTGTCAAACAATGACAAGTGCAAGGATGTTAGTCTTGTCTCAAAACAGAGTTCTGCTGATGGTTTGGTAGTCAATGGGAAGGGTAAAGAACCGAGAGTTTGTGATGGGAGGCTAGTTGGTAGGAACATCAGGAAGGTTAATGAAAACTATTTTGGATCTTATAGTTCATTCGGCATTCACAGGGAGATGATTAGTGATAAG GTTAGAACAGAAGCTTACCGGGATGCACTTTTGAAGAATCCGAGTCTCTTGTCTGGCTCTGTTGTAATGGATGTTGGTTGTGGAACTGGAATATTGAG TCTCTTTGCTGCTCAAGCGGGAGCTTCAAGGGTAGTTGCAGTTGAAGCTAGTGAGAAGATGGCCAAAGTTGCAACAAAG ATTGCCAAGGATAACAAAGTGTTTAATGATAACGAGCATAATGGGGTACTTGAAGTTGCGAACTCAATGGTTGAAGAGCTAGAAAAATCCATAAAGATTCAACCTCATAGTGTTGATGTGTTAGTCAGCGAGTGGATGGGATACTGCCTTCTATATGAGTCAATGCTCACTTCTGTGCTCTATGCAAGAGATCGGTGGTTGAAGCCTGGTGGTGCAATCCTCCCTGACACAGCCACAAtg TTTGTTGCTGGATTTGGAAAAGGCGCCACAAGTCTTCCTTTCTGGGAAGATGTCTATGGCTTTGACATGTCCTCAATTGGCAAGGAAATTCTTGAAGATACAGCTCGAGTTCCAATTGTTGACGTTGTAGAGGAGCGTCATTTAGTGACACTGCCTGCCCTTCTCCAG ACATTTGACTTGGCTACCATGAAACCAGATGAAGTAGATTTCACAGCAACAGCAACGCTGGAACCCACAGGGTCAGAAACAGAAGCTCGGTTGTGCCACGGTGTTGTGTTGTGGTTCGACACAGGTTTCACTGATAGGTTCTGCAAGGAAAACCCAACCGTGCTATCAACATCACCCTACACTCCCCCAACACATTGGGCACAAACTGTCTTGACTTTTCAAGAACCAATCTCAGTGGCACCGGCCTCGGTTCCTCTACTGTCTGGTGATGATGATAGAAGAGGAGGAGCCATTGGAACGAAAGAATGTCCCGCCTCAAGCATTCACCTGCGTGTGAGTGTTGCAAGAGCGTCTGAGCATCGCAGCATCGACGTCTCGTTAGAGGCTACAGGGGTGAGCTCAAAGGGTCAGAAGCGTCGTTGGCCAGTTCAGATATTTAATCTATGA